TTTTCTGCGGTTATAGTCTGCCCGTCTTCGCTTTTTCGCATGCCGAAAGTCGGAGTTGAATGCGAGTTTGATCTTTCTTTGCGTCTCGCTCGGTGCCCTTTTTCGTTTTCGTCGCTACGGGTCGTGAGCATGGCTGTTTGACCGTCAGCACTttcgatgaggccgtgaaactGTTGCGTTTTTGGCTCTAGCCGTGTCTTTTCCCGTCGGCAATGTCAGTTTGGCGACGTCAATCCAGCTAGAACTGGAATGCTGTTTGCTGTAATTTTGGCAGTGAAATTTGCGTGCTTGGAGTTGTCTGAGGTGGTGCGGGAGTGTGGGTTGTGGAGGCTTTTAGGAGACGTGGCAGCCGGGGACTTGCTGGATTGCTGAATCCTAGGTGATTTTTCCAGAAAGTGGAGAGCCACCGTGCGTGCTAGTCGAAAAAGGATCGATTCGTGATCAATCTGCGTTGTGGCAGCAGATGCAGATCTGAGTGGGCCTTTCGAAATGACGAGAGGGCAGAGGAGAAAGTTGCATTTGAGCAAGCTCTACTCGTTCTCGTGCATTCGTCCTCATAGAGAAGATAGACATGCTGAAATTGGTCAGAGAGGATACTCGAGGATAGTGTACTGCAATGAACCCAATAAACCAGAGGCAGTCCAATTGAATTACAAGGGTAACTATGTGTCCACGACAAAGTACACTGTAGCTAATTTTGTTCCCAAGTCTTTGTTTGAGCAATTTAGGAGAGTTGCcaacatatattttttggtCGTTGCTTGTCTTTCCTTTAGTCCCTTGGCCCCCTTTACAGCGCTTAGTGTCGTTGGACCTCTGGTACTCGTGATTGGAGGTACCATTGCCAAAGAAGCTGCGGAAGATTGTGAACGAAGAGCGCAGGTATGTACAACTCTCTTACCGCACTGGTTTTCTGTTTGgatgacattttatttttaactttttaatcatGTTTTGccctttggttcaatttcagtgACTGTGTACTATATTATTACATCATTGCAATTTGTAATGTGGGAAACGTGTTAAGAAAGCATGTAGTTGGAGAATTAACAATATTAGAGCAATCATGGTTTGGAATGCCCTCTCTTGTTTCCGGATAATACCCTGTCCGCTTGCTCATTTAAACTTCTTAGAATGCTGACTAAATATAGTTCTTGGCGTGACTGGTATGTCTCTAGTGGTTGTGCTTTGTTAGGAGATGTGGTTGGGCTTGACATATTAAATTTCACACTGTACCATCTTCCAGTACAACAGGGTTTTGGAGAAGTTGGAAAGGCAGAGATTAGATAAAAGATTCTAAAAATTGGGTCCAATATCCAAAGTCCAATGGAAGCTCATAGCAATTTCATGCGTGTAATTCACCAGGAAAACTCTTTCAGCAGTGCCATCTCTCAAGTGAGATGCACTTTCTTGATTCCTATAACTAATTTATATCCAAAAGCATTCGATGCCCTTCCTTGTGTGATATTGGCTTTggtttatttttaaagattaatgGGGTTACCGGCTTGATAGGACCCTGGACTAGTCCATGCTGTCGCCCTTTTCCACACAAACTAGACAATTACCAAGCCATTTTCTGGCTCTGTGCATGAGTGCAATGCTGCTGACGCCATAGTGGAATTCTGAACTTAGACCTTTTGCTTCAGGCACAAGACAAGGTCGTCTTTGCCATCTATGCTAGGTTCCTGGAAGTGTCGACTTTCGCAATTATCTGTACAGATTGTTGCCTCTGAAATGATTGCCTCACAACAATGCTTAATAATACTCACAGGATATAGCAGCAAACAACAGGAAAGTTGAAGTTTATAGTGGGAACGGTACGTTCCAAAGGACCAGATGGAAGAATCTCCGAGTTGGCAATGTTGTCAAGGTATATAAGGATGAGTATTTCCCTGCTGATCTGCTGTTGCTTTCATCAAGCTATGAAGATGGAATTTGTTATGTTGATACCATGAATCTAGATGGAGAAACGaatttgaagttgaagcaatcaCTTGATGTAACATCATCACTTTGTGATGAGAGATGTCTCCAAGCATTCACAGCTGTAATCAGATGTGAAGATCCAAATGACAGGCTTTATTCGTTCGTTGGGAATTTACACTACACCAGTAAAGAATATCCTCTTTCTCTGCAACAAATTCTGCTACGAGATTCCAAGCTTAAGAACACTGATTACATCTATGGGGTGGTCATCTTCACTGGCCATGACACAAAAGTGATGCAGAATGCCACAGATCCTCGTTCCAAAAGGAGTAAGATTGAGAAGAGAATGGATAAGATAATATATATCCTCTTCATCTCTCTAATTTTGGTATCTTTTGTTGGATCTTTCTTTTTCGGAATTGAAACGAGAAGAGATCTTGTAGATCAAAAGTACAGAAGGTGGTATCTTCGCCCAGATGATAGTACTGTGTTCTATGACCCGACAAGAGCTTCTCTTTCtgcatttttccattttctgacTGGTCTCATGTTGTATGGTTATCTGATTCCCATATCACTATATGTATCTATTGAGATTGTGAAGGTTCTTCAGAGTGTCTTCATTAATCGTGATACTAGAATGTATGACGAGACAACAGATAAACGAGCACGAGCACGGACATCTAATTTAAATGAGGAACTTGGTCAGGTCCATACCATATTTTCTGACAAGACGGGGACTTTGACTTGTAACTCCATGGAGTTTGTTAAATGCTCAATAGCTGGTATAGCATATGGAAAAGGTGAGACAGAAGTGGAAAGGGCACTGGCAAGAAGGGATTGGCCTTCTGAAGcccatgaaatttcaaatgagacGAATGATAGTTGTGGTAGTGTAAAGGGTTTTAACTTCAGAGATGAACGCATCATGAATGGAAGGTGGTTGCATGAGCCTCATCCTGATATGCTAAGGAAATTTTTTGAGGTTCTTGCAATCTGTCACACTGTCATTCCAGACATGAACAGGCATGATGGAGATATATATTATGAAGCCGAGTCAAGAGATGAAGCAGCTTTTGTTATAGCTGCTAGAGAGCTTGGGTTTGAATTCTTTAAAAGGAAACAAACAAGCATATCATTGTATGAATTAGATTATGTGACAGGTGGGAAGATTGTCAGGTGAGTTCTTCTTTGGGATACTGTTTTATATTACCTTCATTTGCCTGTTCCGGTACTCGTTCATTTTTCTTACATCTATGATCAGTATCTTCGAAGATGAGCGGTGCAGTTTTACTTTCTCTTTGATTGAACTTTTCAAGCACTCCCGCACACATCACGCACGTGCACTTGCGTGCACTTAGTTTCTTAGCATTTGAAGCAATATTCGTTCTGTAGTTTTGACTTGCTCTTGCTAATGTAACTATGCTGGCTGATGATTAAAAGAGAAAGGTGTTCTGCTTGGATTGATCTTCTACCAAAGATGAATATCACATTACACACGAAGACCGATTTATGCCTGGACTGGTCAATGCTTAATAAATCAAGAGAGACATTCTTTATATCTGTAAAAAGCTTCAGAAGATCTCTAAAACattgtggatttttttagtCACTAAATCACTCTTCTTTATAGTTCCAGTAAGGAAGCCTTGTTTTCCATTGCATCCAGTCTTCCCCTAAACAAAATTGTCCTCTATGCCAGTCACATGGgcagaaaaaaaatttattcaagtGCAAAGGTGATGCTTTAGAAACTTCTTTAAGCTGAGAGTAGTGGTCCCTCTACAAATTTTTGGTGAGGTGTGATATAGTTTTATTCAGTTAATATTTGTCTTGCTCTTTGATTTAATATAACTTTGGGCCGTCCTTTTAGACAGTTTAGGTTTCATTTTGCAGAGACTATGAGCTTCTTCATGTTTTGGAGTTCAGTAGTTCTCGCAAAAGAATGTCAGTGATTGTAAGGAGTGAAGGAAATCTGCTGCTTTTGTGCAAGGGTGCAGATAGGTAGGATTGCTTTTCAGTAAAATCTGACTTGTGAAGatgattttttccctttctgaTGTTAATATGATCCCTATATATCTTTTTTCTATGCCAGTGTTATGTTTCAAAGGCTGTCAAAAGATGGGCGCCAATTTGAGAAGGAGACGAGTGATCACATCAAAAAATATGCTCAAGTAGGTCTTCGGGTGATGGTCATCACATACCgggagcttgaagaagaagaatataaaaTATGGGAAGAGGAGTTCCTAAGGGTGAAAGCTTCTGTTTCTCCTGATGGAGATGCCTTGTTAGATGCAACTGCTGACAAAATTGAGAGGGAATTAATCCTCCTTGGAGCTACAGCTGTTGAGGACAAGCTTCAAGAGGGAGTTAAGATTCATCTTATGTCTCTCTAAATGCGTCAAAAGTGCTTTAACTATCATGAAAAAATTCCCTAGACTACTGCCCTTTgctatttgatttcatgttgaTACATTACTGCCTATTTGTGCCAGGTGCCCCAATGTCTTGAAAAACTTGCCCGGGCTCAGATTAGGGTATGGGTGCTGACAGGTGACAAGTTGGAAACGGCAGTTAACATCGGGTAAAGGATTGGCTTAAATATAGAATTTTGCTTGCTTTCTGGAAGTTGATAAGTACTTACTTTCCGTTTTCTGCAGTTATGCATGTAAATTACTGAGACAAGGAATGAAAGAAATAGTAATAACTCTTGATTCACCTGATATTGGAGTGCTGGAGAAACGAGGAGACATGGAAGCCCTTGCTAAGGTAGAGGAAATATGATCTTCTGGATGTAATATATattctttcatcattctttttccttttcaaatgtCAATCATTTTAGGTATGTCTGGAGAGTGTATCTAAGCAAATCAGAGAAGGACAATCTCAAGTTACTTCTGCAAAAAAAGGTCCTATGGAGTTTGGGTTGATAATTGATGGAAAGTCCTTGGACTTTGTTCTTACCAAGCATTTGGAGGACTCGTTTCTGGAACTTGCAACCAATTGTGGTGCTGTTCTATGTTGTCGGTCCTCACCCAAGCAGAAAGCTCTTGTAAGTATTTGGTCGTGCTGTTATTGCAAGCTTCATACCGTTTGGGCTTAATTGTATAAGAATAATCTCTCAGACatataatagaaaaatgcaGATTATTAGATTGGTAAAACGGAAACTTGGTGAAACGACATTATCAATTGGTGATGGTGCAAATGATGTTAGTATGATTCAAGAGGCTGACATCGGAGTTGGCATTAGTGGTGTGGAAGGGATGCAGGTATGCCTATTAACTATACCATCTATATGCGAAATTTCCCACCATAATCTCTGCAAACTTGTTCCTGCCATCATGGTGGTTTGCTAAGGATGTACTCTTTGCATCTAGTGGGAGGTGTATGATCAGTAAATTGTGATCTCTATTTCGGATCTTAAGGATTGCATTGTATGGAAGAtgagttcattttctttttcctatttttcctcttcttctttttcttcttgttggaATTTGGATTACTAGATGGCCCTGGCCAACAAAGGCCAATTCATCCACAGATCCACTGGCAGCATTCTGGTCTGTTCATTGGAACTATCCAGAATATTGCAGTAGATGATGGAAAGTTTGTCTGACCTTTTGAATAATAAATCTACATTTCCGTGAGCCTTGCCCTTTATcaccttttcctttctcatctctcttcctGAGGCCTCCCAAGTGCCATTGTGGTGTAGTTGAAATAGAACCAGGGGGATTATAGACATCTGCCTGTTCCTTGGAATAGAACTCCATCTTGATGCAAGTGCTTGATATGTTGGCTGATTAATCTGAAGCTAGATTAAGTTCTGAGATAATTTACATGTAGTGCCTCTGTCTCATTTGCTTTGGTGCATGTAGACTTCATTGCTCGTCTAATTTATGCTGCCTTTAGATTTCTTCTCACTTGTTTTTTGAGAATTTCATCTTTCGAATCGGATTGTTTACCAAGTGATTTTGCAGTAGCCAAGTTTTTGCTGATTGCAGGCTGTAATGGCAAGTGATTTTGCAATAGCCCAATTCCACTTTCTGGAACGTCTCCTACTCGTGCATGGCCATTGGTGTTACAGGAGAATAGCAATGATGGTAAAAACCTTGCTTAAGTTTATTGTTTAAGGTACAAGAAACAATGGAAAATTTCTATGCAACAGATTCTGGATGTGTTTATCCACATGCATATTTTTCTGGACATTATGTTGTTCACGTAGACATATGCTGATTATATAACTAGCATATAAGTTCAAGATAGAGTCAAATGCAAGGGAGATAAGTCTCGTAGTACTTGCACCATGTTTCGAGTCAAATGATTTGCTCCATTTGTCCACTTCAAAATGCAGTCTCTTTCTGTATCTTGGGGCTGGAGGAGTGGAGGGTGAGATTGCTCATGTCTGTGgtctatattttatttaaattccttCTTAATATTGCAGATTTGCTACTTCTTCTACAAGAACATTGCATTCGGACTTACTCTGTTCTGGTTTGAGGCCTATGCTTCATTCTCTGGTCAGCCTGCCTACAATGATTGGGATATGTCATTCTACAATGTATTCTTTACTTCACTTCCTGTCATAGCCCTTGGGGTTTTCGATCAGGATGTTTCTGCATGCCTTTGCCTTGAGGTATGCAAATCTACCAATGAGCAGCGCCATATAATTTTGATTGTGAGGGATTGATTGTTAGTTCAGTCTGGTCACGTACCATTTCCCAAGCTGGGAAGAGCTTTGATTCTTTAGCAAAAAGAATACCTTAGTGCAAATTTTTGCGGAGATGATTACCTAGAGATGACACAAAATGCTTTGGTGCTTGCTTAGGGCATAGGCTGATGTTTTTGTTTAAGCAATCATTTCGACTTGCTTTCATTCCTTACTACCTTTCCAAATTAGGCGTTCAAGTCTGCTCCAAGCATTATCTCCAGCATTCTTATAAGaatctgttttttgtttttatcccTAGGACGATATCCTAAGGTACATATTACACTTGATTGATAGAATGGCTGGTCAAGGCCAGTGAGATAgcaataaaatttggaaaaagtaaATATTGCAACAGAACTGGACCATAACAGTAAGAAAGACCGTAACCTATAAGGCTGAGGCATACAGCATCCTTATTTTCATGGAATAACACcgattcttttctctctttgtgCAATGAAGTTTTAAGTAGAACAGAACAGGGTCATATCTTTACTGAGCTACTGCTTTCTCAACGTGCAGTTTCCTCAGTTATATCAAGAAGGAACGCAGAATATCCTCTTCAGTTGGTGCCGTATACTTGGCTGGATGGCCAATGGGGTAGGCAGttctattataattttcttctgTACCACCAATGTGATGGTTGAACAGGCGTTCAGGAGAGACGGTAGAGTAGCTGACTTTGAGGTCCTCGGAGTCACCATGTATACTTGTGTTGTATGGGCTGTCAACTGTCAACTGGCTATATCCATCAACTACTTCACTTGGATCCATCATTTCTTCATTTGGAGCAGCATTGCCTCCTGGTACATATTCCTGTTGACTTATGGCTACATTTCACCAACAATCTCCACAACTGCGTACATGGTTTTTCTCGAGGCTACTACTCCGAGTGTTCTCTATTGGGTCTCCACTCTTCTGGTGGTCGTTTCTACTCTGCTGCCTTACTTCTCATACAAAGCTTTCCAAACACGAGTTCAGCCCATGACCCATGATCTCATTCAAAGTATACAACAAGAATGTTCGAAGATTGAGACTTCTTAGGACAAAACTGAAGCATCCAAAGGAATGTACGGAGCATTGTATGTCCTGAAAAGATTAATTTCAAATGTACTTGATACAGAATATGTTGTCTGCATGGCCGTGTGGCAAAAATGCTGTATTTAATTCCAAGAAAGTAGCAGCTAGGTTCAGTGGAAAGGAGCTGAAAAAGAGATGGTTCATAGCCTAGGCCTGTTTGTACATTTGCTATATAAGGCCGGTACTGTCATGTATAGGAAGAACCATCTGTATAACACTCGATCTCAACCGGTGAAGACTGAAGACTCCTGGATACTACTATTTTAGGGCATCTGGGGTAAGTTCAATGGTGGTGAATGTATGTCAAGAACATTCGGTACCCATGTGGCTATGTAGTCTGAGTTTTTAGCTCGATTCGGTACCCATGTGTCATGAACATTTTAAGGTGAAGTTTGCTTTGTGGTGTATTCTAATTCACGGAGGCCGCTGTGTTTTTCAGAGCTTCTCCTGAACAATTTACCCAAATCTGTCATAGACAAGATAATATCAATGAAGCTTGTACTCAACTCCTCTTAACGGTGGCTGTGCACTCTTTCTGTAGCCAAGAACGCCTTACAATCCCGTTCTCAGTTCCCCGCGCCTCACTTCATGTCCCCATTTCGCATCTCATATTTCCTGAATCCTGACCCACGTTTGCTCGAGATGCACCACGTTCTCCGATTCCACTCATCATGTATGAAATTATGAATGATAAAGTCTGCGGAGGGGGTAGGAGCCGAGGTTTAACAAATGAGATTGGCCGCGGGCTGTTGGTGCTTCGCGAACGGACTGACTTTGACTCGCGACCCACCCAACCCCATGATTTTCCTAGTTTCCATACCGCTCTCTCAACGTCAACGCAAGTTAGTTTCACGCAGACGACTGGAAGGTCCCCGATCTGAGCCTTGAAAATATTCGGAGTTTGGCCTGTTCGAACGGCGCCAAAAAGAAGTCAGCGGACGACACCCGCTTTTCGGAAACCCTTTTTCCATGTCGATCTCATCTCGAACTAGGGATCCGGATTTCGCATTGAAAGAAAGTCACCCGGGCAACCGTAAATGCTGGCCGGAAGCGAAGAAAAAGCCGCAAAGTTGACGATCCGTTCACACCCGGCGACGCGTCTGTCGTCCTTTTTGGATGCATTTGGTAGGGGAGGGAATCGTCTCGTTATTCATGGAAGTGCACCAACCAATTCCTAGGACGACTTCTCCGAAGACAGACAATTTTGGACCGTTTGGTGCCATGAGCGTAAGCTTTTATGCCTGTAAATACAAGAAGAAACAAGCATGAAAAGATTCCGAAACCGGATAATCCGGCCAAAGTCGGCAAGACACACCCTCGAACGGACTGACATTGTTTAAGGATCGAACTTACA
Above is a window of Eucalyptus grandis isolate ANBG69807.140 chromosome 9, ASM1654582v1, whole genome shotgun sequence DNA encoding:
- the LOC104419254 gene encoding probable phospholipid-transporting ATPase 8 produces the protein MTRGQRRKLHLSKLYSFSCIRPHREDRHAEIGQRGYSRIVYCNEPNKPEAVQLNYKGNYVSTTKYTVANFVPKSLFEQFRRVANIYFLVVACLSFSPLAPFTALSVVGPLVLVIGGTIAKEAAEDCERRAQDIAANNRKVEVYSGNGTFQRTRWKNLRVGNVVKVYKDEYFPADLLLLSSSYEDGICYVDTMNLDGETNLKLKQSLDVTSSLCDERCLQAFTAVIRCEDPNDRLYSFVGNLHYTSKEYPLSLQQILLRDSKLKNTDYIYGVVIFTGHDTKVMQNATDPRSKRSKIEKRMDKIIYILFISLILVSFVGSFFFGIETRRDLVDQKYRRWYLRPDDSTVFYDPTRASLSAFFHFLTGLMLYGYLIPISLYVSIEIVKVLQSVFINRDTRMYDETTDKRARARTSNLNEELGQVHTIFSDKTGTLTCNSMEFVKCSIAGIAYGKGETEVERALARRDWPSEAHEISNETNDSCGSVKGFNFRDERIMNGRWLHEPHPDMLRKFFEVLAICHTVIPDMNRHDGDIYYEAESRDEAAFVIAARELGFEFFKRKQTSISLYELDYVTGGKIVRDYELLHVLEFSSSRKRMSVIVRSEGNLLLLCKGADSVMFQRLSKDGRQFEKETSDHIKKYAQVGLRVMVITYRELEEEEYKIWEEEFLRVKASVSPDGDALLDATADKIERELILLGATAVEDKLQEGVPQCLEKLARAQIRVWVLTGDKLETAVNIGYACKLLRQGMKEIVITLDSPDIGVLEKRGDMEALAKVCLESVSKQIREGQSQVTSAKKGPMEFGLIIDGKSLDFVLTKHLEDSFLELATNCGAVLCCRSSPKQKALIIRLVKRKLGETTLSIGDGANDVSMIQEADIGVGISGVEGMQAVMASDFAIAQFHFLERLLLVHGHWCYRRIAMMICYFFYKNIAFGLTLFWFEAYASFSGQPAYNDWDMSFYNVFFTSLPVIALGVFDQDVSACLCLEFPQLYQEGTQNILFSWCRILGWMANGVGSSIIIFFCTTNVMVEQAFRRDGRVADFEVLGVTMYTCVVWAVNCQLAISINYFTWIHHFFIWSSIASWYIFLLTYGYISPTISTTAYMVFLEATTPSVLYWVSTLLVVVSTLLPYFSYKAFQTRVQPMTHDLIQSIQQECSKIETS